In Streptomyces nojiriensis, one genomic interval encodes:
- a CDS encoding YciI family protein, whose protein sequence is MKYMLMVLGKQADYDAMGGAANSDSPGWSEADLKAMFDYMGALNDDLAESGEWVDGQGLAEPRHARLVTAAADGSPVISDGPYGEAKEVLAGYWIVDVADFDRAAEIAARAYACPVPEGAPNYPVVVHPVDSRSGTEMC, encoded by the coding sequence ATGAAGTACATGCTGATGGTTCTCGGGAAGCAGGCCGACTACGACGCCATGGGCGGCGCCGCGAACAGCGACAGCCCCGGATGGTCCGAAGCGGACCTCAAGGCGATGTTCGACTACATGGGCGCCCTCAACGACGACCTCGCCGAGTCGGGCGAGTGGGTCGACGGGCAGGGCCTGGCCGAACCCCGCCACGCCCGCCTGGTCACCGCGGCCGCCGACGGCAGCCCCGTGATCTCCGACGGGCCGTACGGGGAGGCCAAGGAGGTGCTCGCCGGGTACTGGATCGTCGACGTCGCGGACTTCGACCGCGCCGCCGAGATCGCCGCCCGCGCCTACGCGTGTCCGGTGCCCGAGGGCGCACCCAACTACCCGGTCGTCGTCCACCCCGTCGACAGCCGCTCGGGGACCGAGATGTGCTGA